TAAATTCAAATTCTTTAGCTTTTACTGAAATCCATTGATCAAAATTGGCCATGAGGGACCACTAGCAGCGTTAACATAGGTTTTTTCGAGCACATTCCGACGGCAAAGTTCCGTGAGCACCAGGAAAACGCACTTCCGAAGATCTCCGAAGTCAATCCTTCAGAGAGAAATAAACCTTTCTTCGTCCTTAAACTCAAATGTCTCGCTCACAGCGGAGCCAAAGTCATTCTTGGATGCAGATACTTTTTACTAATGGCTACAGCCCTCAGTTCGATGTGGCCTGCTCTACAATCGAACGCGTGTTAATGAATCTATGACCATCGACGTTGAGCTCCGTTAGCAAAATTGGCCAGTCCGCGGACTGAAAAAAgcaaaagtgccttcaattttgaacatgcaacacgcgcaACCgtgggacacgaatagttgcatcaaggcgctacaaaCAACTGAGGTTGCGATACTATGAAGttgcgaaagtgccttcaatcttGAACATGCAACACTCACAACCgtgggacacgaatagttgcatccaggggCTACAAACAATGCAGGTCGGGATACTCCGTGTTGAAATAATTACTGATTTGAAGCGGTCATTCTAAGAAGACGTAATAGTCCTAAAAATATTTAtacgagaaaaacagtaaaaaaatttcaatcatccCGGTCTAAATTTCAGAACTCTAAAATATTTAAGCTATCAAATTGAGCAATCACATTATTATATAATCTATGATTTAAAACGGGtcaattatttcaatttcttgaatttttatcgAGTTTTCATTTATGACGttgaagtttttttaatattgaccgattcaattattgGCCTTAGGTACTCTGGCTTTGTGTCGTTCACGAGTAGCGTcgattattattataattttttatcagcgCATAAACGTTTTTTCAGTAACTACCACTGACGATCACttggaaactttgaattttccagCGAAATTCCCCAGAGTAACAGCTTAAAAAGTAATTTAAGATCCAAAAATTAATCACCCTCTAGCTTAAAAAGACCAGAACTTTTGAGGTTGACTTTCAGCGGTGCAGTAATGACTCTTCATCCTTGGATAGCGGCACGCAGCGAGCGATCTCATTAGTGCAGGGATCAACAATTTCCTCTTATCTCGTTGAGTTATTTAATAGTCTACTCTATTTCTCGGGTGCAACAGCGAATCAAATTAATTTCGTTAATGTAAAGGTTTTCGTATTGCATCAAGAAATTCATGTTTATAATTAGATCATAACGCTCTGAGAGGTAACGGTGTTTCCAGCTGAGTGCTGTATCCTCCTTCCTCGGAAAATTTACATAATGGATTCAAGAACTTGTAACGATCGTATCGTCTTCGCGGAGTCGGTAAATGAGCTTTTGAATAGCGAAATGATGTTCTTCATATTATGCCTATGATCTTAAAATTAAGAGAGGAACTTAAAATGCACTTAAATAGGACGGATTCCCGGGTCTGCAAATAGGTTAAGTTCTTAGGAAGGAATGAAAAGAGGTTGTTAGTAGACATCAATATTACTTGGTTACTTTGCTAGAGTTCCAAATTTAAATAGAGTCGTACCCAAATTATACGGTTCGAATCGTCTGGATTGCCAAATCtactgataattttttatagGTCATTTTATTATAACGGGAAAAAAGAGTtcggggttatcccctaaaattgtggtaataccccaatttgggtttcaggacattccgtcaacgattttttgtccgggcACCTGTTtagtccagtaatttacgtccacgcttAAACTGAGAAACAGTGACCTGGTCCAAAGGTTTTATTCCAAtctgtatgtaaaattatattgccaATATCGaattagaaaattgagagagaaggtgttgttatggtaactcattttttgaatgaaatgttactttcttctttttattcatctttcaaattttcattggtcaATATTTGGTTTTACTTAATCTATAAAGTTAATTAGtcagtatattttaagacattcagcgttcCAGGcgattaacgtctttacagagctttttgaaaatgggagtaaatacattgtcgatttaaaatataCCGTATAAtatacctttttttaaatgaaaatattacttcattttaaaaacattataattttaaaacgtggcaaatatgtGTAAacccttttccaagcgatggcatcgatattaatctcaatgagccgtacttGTGTTGGaaggaactatacaaaaatgaaaaagagagaaaaaaccaaggaggacGTAATCTTTGGTTTGAACCTACTTTTAAATCGATCTTTTACagtcaaacacgtccaattttgagcgtttggttgcaaatacaccacgctgcagcacggtaaaagcacaaaatataaaggaaaaattaaaaagctttggaaatcattaaattagacacggaatcgccttaatattttcaaaacacacgttatattttcctttaatacatttttttttttcatcaatttaaatgagaataatccgtgcagagcgtgcaaacgtttcaaaatcataagttgaaaaacgctgactccgcgagtttaaatattgtagcctaacacagagcgaaaatcgaaatgcgcactggcgcctacaaacctaacgggatacttcacgcgttgcgcaatgcgtgaagtatccctgttaggtttgtaggcgcctatgcgcgagTCACGCAgttcgcccgccgcgccgcggagtgctacggcgtttcaagccaaccaaacaaatgaaaaacgagcaaaccctcattcttcaaAGACATTATACGTTGCATctaaaaacgtcgtgagcaaatgTTAATTGTATTTACATATTGActaattaactttgggtctcaataatcgataagtggaccaaaactcccgtgccgaaaaaacgcgtggttAAACTACCGGAAAAAACAAGTgctcggacaaaaaatcgttgacgaaatgtcctataacccccAATTTGTCGGATGAtatgaacatttttaatttattttgaacaCCGCTTGCGGTTGTGTCGATAaacatttgggttagtgacctaatttattgggtTACTACCGAGGCACCACAACAGATAGTTCTGTCACCATCGCAATTAAATGGGGCActgccacaattaattagaaatgtccaagtTTGAACTAAACACCTACCTCTTTTTCCGTGTACCATCGGCTctctaacctccaaatttttcactttttgtcaCTGTTTGTTCTACCATTCTTCTGGGccgatttcaatgatttttgtgGCTAACGACAAGTCAGGTGACAGTTTCTAGATGAGCTCactatatttaatttaaatcaaGAAGGTCCGCAAAGAAAGCCTCAGAAAGCGTGGAGCTTCCCCTAGGGGTTGGGCCTCGCGGCGGGGAAGGAACCTGCCCCCTAGCATTATTCAATAAACAATAAGCCCTAAATTCCCCCATCAAATTAGCCCTATTCAACTCATtgtgattttgtatttttacaggCTCCTCCAGACTGCCGAGTGCTGTTCAGAGTGCAGGGGGATGGCACTCTCCTGTGAAACCAATAGCTGATAGCGCAACTGTGAGTCATAAACTAGCTGACAACACGTATGGAACTAGTAACCCTCAAGCAGCTATGAAAGTTCAAAACTCGACCAGAGTCGGGGGTAAGAAGCatttaagtttttaattttttcaattcgacAGCACAACAACTTGACGCATCCCCTGGCGATAATCAGTCCTTCCAATTTCTAAAATGCTTCCAAAAATGCATAACGTAGTAGTATGAAACAAATATCCACGTCCGGTTGGAACTATTATGCAAacaggaagaaaatttcaattggagCAAGATTCAAACTTGAGAGCCGTACACATACTACCAATATACATGTTGCTTCGTACTCACTCGCACTAATTCTCCTTCAATATGCCATTAGGCCAATGTGCGTGGCTTGGGAGGAGTAATAAGCTGCTTGCCCTAACAAAGACGGAAGCTCCAAAACCACGCATTTTGgttcgcaacgttgcaaacttcctgtcatactttattttttaaattgagaacAACTCAAGTCTTTAAGatctctttgatttttcttctttgtgcgaagaacATTCTCTGAatagttctccttcaattcgcTGATAGACAATGGAGGTGTCacaggagcagtaatagttatCTGCAGTCATTTTACGCAGTTATATTGGCGCAATCATTGCTTTAGCGCGTAATTATTACTCTACATGCTATAAGAACAAATCCAAAATGTCTGTATGCAAAACGTATAATCCACAAGAAGTATATATCACTCTATAGCAGAGTTAACCGAGCAAAGTGGTATATGAAGtttggaaaattcaagaaacatACTGTAGATAAAAAGAATGCAATTTAGACTTTCATTTATCGATACTAATTTCAGAAGCCGGTTCGAGAACAgcataaacaaataaaatggtttatttatcttttccttcgccataaaaatgaagtgaagCGCTCTCAATTCCCATTAAGTACACTCCAGAGTGCATCCAATCCAATACTGAAGTACCACAATTGCAATTTCATACTAAATCGTCGTCTTCGAAATATGTCCCGAGGAAACGTTAATTTTAGACGACACGAGATGTCTCACGTAAGCGCATAATTTTTAAGTCCTATATTCAGCAAACGTGAGCTCCCGTTAGTAGTAAAATTATGAGTCACCTGAGTGTTGGCAAGCAACTCTTCGGAGCGATTGAACTTCCCCATTCAAATGGAAAGTATGTGCATTGTGCAGCAACGCTGATGTTGAGTGAAAGGAAAATGTCTTATGAAcgtttggacgttgccaaaattcctgtAATATAATGTAcattttcttgaacatttttgAACGTTCATTTATTCtcggttttaaattttttcaatatattgtttttcttttaaatacatctgaaaatttcagcttaaaatattcataatttttaccaaaaatagctattttaccaggagaaatttggtcacgtttgaatgttcttacgctgtttttccttagcacggtagaattagAACGGCAAGCTTAAGCTTCGGTTATTGTACCATGTACCTACATACTCTCATCTGGCTCACCCATGAATGCAGATGTCATTGTTTGGCTAAATGCTGTCCAATTATGAGTCTTGCGGGTAACTGTATTTTGtgcttcctcttttttaaaacataGCCTCACTCAAAATAACTGTCACGATGTCGGTAATTTGATGTACCTGCCTCGAATTTTAACAAGGAAGAAAATCCCGACAGAATTGTAGTAAACCTATCTGGGCGTCATATCTTACGACTGTTTCTTGTTCATCTTCTTCTTGGATCTATATCGCACTTTCAAATCGGCGGTTCTCAAACTTTTTACTGGCGGACACCCTGTGAAGTCCGCGTGACATCTTGCAGACTTTTACTAACGCTCAACAACGTTGCCAAGGCGTGCAACAAATCGTAGCTCCTCTAACGTAGGACATATATAATTTACGTGAGCCCTATTGTCCGTATAACTTCATACTTGTCAGGGCTCACGacgaaatagagatacgccctcacgtaaGATGAACGACGAAACGGGGGAAAacttttcagcacaatctggcaacaatgaagCTCAAGGGTGTCATCTCAACCAATCGTAGGGAAAGAGTATGCAAGTAATCTAGAGGTGATAAAGTATGTCTGACAGGAAGGATAGaaggtcaaaatttcaaaagtttcacaaaatgccctaaaataatttaaattcgcCAAAACAAAATCTAAATTATATGTTTTGCGGAGATCACAATGAACGTGAAACGAGTATGATAAAATCAGTGGTCTTTTTTGACTGTTTGGTAGTCATTCTCATTAATATACAACTTGAAAATCCACCTGAAGAAGATCAGAGGGCTAAATTCAAATAATGCAGATTCTCATTGCATCTTTACAAATCTCCGCTCGGGTTTTATTATCTTAAAGGGAAATTAAGCGACGGTCAggattaaggaggtggccacatgggccgcggcccatgtcggcaaatctagggggtgACAAAGTttgcaattctttaaaatttaggtaataagaaaatcggatttagaaaacaaaaaattacaaacgataAAAGGCgagaaaatctctcatttcctgagagtatagtaatttctaattttttcgtctttcagtgatacaagtgacagcacctttaattagtcgagtttagagagaaaacaaacacgcaatttggcctggaacggcgcgacttggagagaattgatgacgaggacttgagatgaaaaggagaggccctcggcgcggcgatcgatcggcatgtaacacatattagcgcctacaagactgcacgaatacttcacgcattgcatcaaacacagtgcggtcactgcggtcagcgtgaaacgcatagcgcctgcaaaaatgcatgaatacatcacgcattgcgtcaaacacagcgcgttcagcagcggttggcgtgaaaatCATAgtacctacaagactgtcggaatacttcacgcattgcgccaaacacggtgcggtctgcgcggcgcggcgcggcggaagttaaaatcattgtaccacatttatgttggttctttcataattttttcgttcgtttcttatgaatggaaggccttgtccacaaagagaAAGGTttaagaaacttaaatttcgcgcaaagttccgtgaacttttgctagtagtgttgacagggctttcccaaaaaatgtttccaacacgagtaaacgcgtcctatatgcacctctcccccgctggcacgttcacttgatggtttttattggtgtttcaaaacgaatgagaagggggcggcaaggtacaggcggcaagtaggtaaatccggccctgccgacggttggaaaaaaaaaggaaaaaaagaccTGCAAATTGTTGTCACTTTAtgacaaatcgtcgctcctctgacgtcaCGGCGTAACTTGATTTCCActtgaaccctgttgtccaaataactccatgctttccagggctcatgtcgaaatcgagatacgccctgacgtcagaggagcgacgaaatattcACAGGAAATTCCATAGAgataactagggggctacgccccctggccgctacgcggcccaaccccctgaaggcgctctgcgCCATCAATggaccgcttcgcggccctatttttaccctcctatcagtgttagttttatttttaccctaaaaaattacgatataaggtatactttaattttaaactttacttaaaattactttaaaattaaaaggacgcgttttggaatgactgcttgatgaaatattgcagtaaaacaatgaacaatggtaAAGTCAAGTAATAATTTAGTTtacatgagtcggggatcgaacccacaccgagttcacAGAGGACGCATTCGATGTCTTAGACGACTCAGCCACCTCTCGACATGAGGTCACAGGTGCGAAttttgtgtagataagtgtagagctgatgcacaggctacacagctactgcgcaacctcctcgaccactgcgcatcctcccgcgcatagcggtagcagtaccggagcattctgtaaactcactcacttttataacgtgattttaaaaaaacgtgggtcctttttccaaaatctgattaaagcgggctcatctagggccaattacctgcaaatttccgcaaaaatcatggaaatcggcccggtagaacgctcaaacgaactatgacaaaaagtataaatttacattgtttaaatgggagaattcgcaactttaccacgtaatataaaaaaacctgggccatattttgaaaatctgaaaagagttggcttatctagagacaattgtccgtcgatagccgcaaaaatcatgaaaatcggcccggtagaacgctggaactaagcgttaccagtttcgcaaaattaggaggtcttggagcttatagtatagatgttTATACGTAAGTTTCCCTcattgaaaatgaaacataatttGAAAGCTTCAAACATTGCAACATGCAAATTATTCACTTTAACTATATCAATGTTatcttttaatacatatttctATTGCTATTTAGTCCCTTCCCCATTGTTTGAGACTATACTTTTACCATTTTATCCGGGCGGAATCCTTAATAATTCCTCCGGCTATGCACATgcagaggaaaatattttgttcatttCAAGCGTGCCTTATCAACACTTACCCAAGGGCAAAAGACAAGGGTGCTGCGCTACAAATACCAAATTATGAAGTTGAACAAACAGACGAAAGTTAACTAATGTGTAAGGCGTCAACGATCAAAGTAACTTTCGGATGAGCGCTAGAACGTTGATTAAGTTGTTGCGCAAGAAAAGCAAACTTTTCTCTTCGTTCACGGGAGGCTGCGGCTAAGGCATTAATCCCTCCGTTTCTCTCGGCTTCTCTGTATCCTAACTTGGAAGCTATCGTCCAAATTAAATTATCAAGTTCGTGTGGGTGTGTGTAACGCCATACTGCTATCTATTCCACCACTGATACGAAGCACAGCGGAATAAATAGAGGTGTCAGTTAGGTTTGTCTTGGGGGGCTCTAACTCTATGCAACAGAGTGCAAGGAAGCATCCACCTTCTCATCCTGGAAACATCCGGCTATATTGACTACACAGAGAACACCTGACTATTTTTAGGTGCGCTGAGAGAAATTTCTggttaaatcaaaagtaaaccGCATACCTCTGGTGCTGTTATAGCCAACGATAAATTGCCGGTTGCTCCAAAGagaattacaaaaatgtacgtaatATCGTCACGTTCTAGCCGAAgcatcacaagcaccatgcgacgtttaaacatttccgcccccattttatttttttactgagaaattgttcaacgaagctgtctgagaattccactgaattttcctCAATACAAATCGGTGAAGTTTTCAAcaagattcaatttttcaacaaacaatttcacaacaatttctctgtaagaaaataaaatgtcggtggaaattttgaaacgtcgcatagcTCTTGTGatatactttgcctggaaggttaCGAtttatcgatgaccaaagttcGAAGCTATACATCATCTCCATTGAGATGTcacaaaatttccgattttatattgaattttttcgagagaaaaGAAGCCAACTACATAGTTTAAGATTCATACAGAATGTTCTgctaacaaagaaaaaaattaagaaagttcataagaaatgaagttaactagtttttcaaagaaaaaatcgagtatAGCTTGCGACATCAGAAACTGAGATACCTCTGTGCATGATTTCTTACTTTGGCTATTGATATGTTGATACTTTCGATAGGAAAAGTATTTCAGTCTTGGATGAAATTGTCTATAGTTGAAACAAAAAATCCAGAAAGTATAAGATGCATCAAGGttaatcaatgtaaacaaattaatttctgtttaaattttaaaaatcaatctaGGGAAGCAACTTACACTACCTATATAATAATgtaattaattttcattgataactcaccgatattgttttgatttcagTTGGATCTTGGCGAGAGATAAAACTAACCGGACCTGAGCCAGGGAAATTCTACGATAGAGATGGAAGAACTCTGAAACCGTCATCTGCATGGAGGCACATCGCTTCGCCTCTTGTTCTTCTTTCTCTTACCTTTGTGCATCTCTTCTCCTCATACCTTTAGCATGCAAATGTCTATACTGTAAGGATAATGAAATACATGTCCCCAAAACCAGAATGACCGCTTATCTGCAGGTAACAATAATCGGTAttagaaaaaggaaagaaacaaTCTGATTTACCTTCTTCAGACATTGTTAAAAGTCAACAACTTTTTGACTTGCATCTGAAAGAAGATTATGGGGACCATACTGGATGTTCACATCATATTTCAGACAGTCGCCCAAAaaccaagggaaaatatgccgTATTTCGGTGTAAATGTACCCGATTACTTACAAAAAGCTGGAAGAATATGACCTAACAATTTTACGGGGATCAACAGTAAACCGGTCTCTTcggtttgcatttttttaaaaaaatccattgCAAATTAATAATCTCTTTAATTTAGACGATTTCCATcggaagaattttttaaaacttactgCTAGGGTAATTTTCCATGATATTCTCGAAAAGAGATTATACGAAAAAATTGTGTGCTAtgatggcaattttttttttcgtttaacATTGCACAGAATTATAACGTTAATTTCTCAAACAAAGAGAGAGGAAACTGAGAATCcaccttcaaattttgatcattcgaaaattgatttttaccaaaaaagtgtttttttcaaactGTTTAATGTCCTTTCAAACCACCTATCAGTCACTTTTTATTGCATGAATCACAATTGATGGTATTTAAAATGGATCTCTTTATAATGTTTGCAATGCCAAAAAAAGTGGatacttttttcaaaacattcagAACAAAATAAATTGGATGCTTACCATCTACACTTAAACTCAAAGATCAAAATTACGGTCCTAAAATTGATCGCCGTATCAATAATATTTATAGATTACAGTAAATTCTTAAGAGCTATTGTCCTGAGTTTGGTAGTgtacaaatttaattttgtaatgaCCTACAATCCTATGAAGGAATTTTACCTAAATATCCAGATACCATTCCTCAacttattttcattaaaaatcatGAGCCGTCGTGTTTTCCTATTGTGTAAGCTATTGTATAGTATGATGTGAATAAGATTGATGATGGGAGTCAAAGAGAGCATTTTCCTTTGATTGACAGCTGAATTTTTCGcagtaatttatattttagcaCGACAATTTTCATGGTGCATATTCATCACTTTGATGATAGACTACACATTCAATCCCAACGAAAATTCGAACATTAAGTCCAGcagtcttcaaatttttaccatGTACTTAGTAATACAACACAGTAAATTATTGTGTTTTAAAACTCCAAAAGtaaaactttagaaaaaaagtCTATTCTAGTCATTTTCATGAATGCGTCATCAACATTTCTTCACAAACCCCTTAAAGTAGCAACAGTTAAACTATATTATCATTGTAGTTATGAGGGTGACAGGACCAATCATCTGTAAAACATAATACCTcatattaatttaattatttacttatcATTTCTGTTTAGTTTATCtgcttttcttctttattttgtttgaaatttttcaaacgaacatatttcaaaattttaaacaattttaaataaatgatCTGACATCAAAGTCGGGAGGAATGTCCTCTCAATCTTCATTTTTCACCACAGCGTGCCTTCAGGACCTTGAACCATATCTTAGACTTGCTTTTATTACTGAAGTCTTTATAGTTGATGTCtcaagaaaaagttttgaactttcttACTACCGCAGTTTCAAATGAATGGGACCAAAAATGATTTGTTTATCGATGTCAAACAATTGTAAGCATTTCAAGATAAAATGTACAGTGAAGTTCCTCATTGAAAACACGATACACTAAAATTTAATTCACTCTGTTTAGCATCAAGTATACATTTCTACGTATTCATCATTTATAGTCATAGATAGccttcctaatttttcctgccTGTATAATTACAAGTTTTTCCAAGAGTATGTTTgaaagagaaatgaaaaataagactCGATGGTAAAAATGCTTCTAGTTTGGTGGGACTGTGCATGGAATCATATAATGTTTTTAATCATGTCCTAAAATTGGAAACAAAATCAGTTACaaccggataaaaaaaaattatttatttacgtCAATACCAAATATTCCTCCGATTCAAATAATTAATTCAAAtataaataactaaaaaaatattatagataaataaatgaatattcAGGAATCCAAGTTCAAACTTAGTAATCTTAATCAATATTAGTGATCT
The genomic region above belongs to Bemisia tabaci chromosome 8, PGI_BMITA_v3 and contains:
- the LOC109032629 gene encoding uncharacterized protein — encoded protein: MLPTIVLYSLVQCWSCVAQLSGSSRLPSAVQSAGGWHSPVKPIADSATVSHKLADNTYGTSNPQAAMKVQNSTRVGVGSWREIKLTGPEPGKFYDRDGRTLKPSSAWRHIASPLVLLSLTFVHLFSSYL